Genomic window (Desulforapulum autotrophicum HRM2):
CCCAAAGAGGTCCCCCAGACCTTTGAAACAGGGATCAAGGAGGTCATCCAGCTCCCCGAAGACAACTTTTTTTCCACCTCACCCTTTAACGATATCCATACCATGGGATATCCCCTTGGCCTCAATACCCCGGGGGGGGGGTTCATATATGAAATGGACGACAACAGGGTGACCCTCGGGTTTATTACCGGTCTCTGTTACGATGACCCCATGCTCGATATTTACGATGAATTCATCAAATTCAAGAGCCATCCCCTGATCACCAGAATCATCTCCCAGGGAAAAGTCGTGGAACAGGGTGCAAGGACCATTTCAAGCTCCGGCTATTATGGTCTTCCAAAACTTGCCGTGAACGGTGCCATGTTTGTGGGTGGATGTGCCGGAATTCAGAACCTCCCGGCCCTGAAGGGGATCCATGTGTCCATGAAATCCGGGATGCTTGCGGCCCAGGCGGCAATAAAGGCCATTGAGAACAAGAACTTCACCCTGGAATCCCTGGGACTCTACACAGAATTGTTCAATAGGAGCTGGATAAAAGAAGAACTCTTTGAAGGAAGAAATTTTGCCCAGGCACTCGCCCAGAAAGGAATCGCCAAACTTGTTCACCTGGGAGCCCAGACCGTTACCAATGGCCGGGGAATAGTCGACCCAATGCCCTTTCACGGTGAAGATTACAGCACCCTGAAACCTTTCAAGACAAAGAATGGGATAAAAAAAGTCAACGAAAGTCCCTATGATGGTGAGCTCTATGTGGATAAACTCACCGGTGTATACCTGTCAAAGACGATGCACAGGGAGGACCAGCCCTGCCATCTGATCGTCCATGACCAGTCCATCTGCGTGACTGAATGCTACGAACGCTACAGAAATCCCTGCATACGGTTCTGTCCGGGGAATGTGTATGAGATGGATACCGATGAAGAGACAGGCAAGCGGCGCCTGAAGCTTAACCCGTCCAACTGCCTACACTGTAAGACCTGCGAAATAAAGGATCCTTTTCAAAATATCCTCTGGACATGTCCCGAAGGGGGAGATGGACCCAATTATACGGTTTTATAGATATTTTTTGCGCCTTTTAAAAGCGCTAACCTGCAAACCAATATAAGGATGCATCATCATGAGTAATACCTACGACGTTATCATCATCGGCGGCGGAATCATGGGCTCTTCAACGGCCTATCACCTGATGAAGGCCGATAAGACCCTGAAAGTTGTTGTTGTTGAAAAAGACGCAACCTATGCAAAGGCATCGACCACACTCTCCATGGTAAATACGCGCATTCAGTACAGCCTGAAGGAGAATATCCAAATTTCCCAGCATGCCGAAAATGTACTGGAAAACTTTGAAGATGAGATGGAGGTCAACGGTGTAAGGCCCAATATTGTTTACAAAAGGGAAGGCAATCTTGTCATTTTGGATGCAAAGGCCGAAGCGTCTGCACGCAAAGCCTATGAGATGCAGAAGGAGCTTGGCTGTGCCATTGAATGGTGGTCCCCTGAAAAAATCAAAGAGGTCTACCCCCTCTACAATATGGACGGCGTCGTAGGTGGCAC
Coding sequences:
- a CDS encoding electron transfer flavoprotein-ubiquinone oxidoreductase, with the translated sequence MTPERDQINFDVLFVGGGPANLAGAIHLMNLAAEKNLELEVALIEKGKQIGSHALSGAVFNPKALEELIPDYLDKGFPSEKKVREDRLFFLTEKGSHALPWTPPAMRNKGFHTVSLSKLNRWMAEIAESLGVCIFSGFAGKEVLFANDGTTVIGVRTGDKGLDRDGKPKKNFEPGIDLIAKATIFGEGPRGSLVEEINRKMGIFPKEVPQTFETGIKEVIQLPEDNFFSTSPFNDIHTMGYPLGLNTPGGGFIYEMDDNRVTLGFITGLCYDDPMLDIYDEFIKFKSHPLITRIISQGKVVEQGARTISSSGYYGLPKLAVNGAMFVGGCAGIQNLPALKGIHVSMKSGMLAAQAAIKAIENKNFTLESLGLYTELFNRSWIKEELFEGRNFAQALAQKGIAKLVHLGAQTVTNGRGIVDPMPFHGEDYSTLKPFKTKNGIKKVNESPYDGELYVDKLTGVYLSKTMHREDQPCHLIVHDQSICVTECYERYRNPCIRFCPGNVYEMDTDEETGKRRLKLNPSNCLHCKTCEIKDPFQNILWTCPEGGDGPNYTVL